The Zobellia alginiliquefaciens genome contains a region encoding:
- a CDS encoding VWA domain-containing protein has protein sequence MKNTGKILGLACMSFAITSMYGCELKPKKATAEPVLAQVFSPIHDEKPKNNTVKIALLLDTSNSMDGLINQAKSQLWDIVNKFTYAKCGNEERPELQIALYQYGNDNLSSREGYIQQVLNFSGDLDDISEKLFSLTTNGGEEFCGEVIHTSLKQLNWGDNPDNLKMIFIAGNEPFTQGKLNYKDAVINAKEKDIVVNTIFCGNYQQGINSDWKNGAVLTGGEYIAIDHNRKVVHIDTPYDDVIIKLNSKLNKTYISYGALGSAKMEQQRTQDSNAYELEEVVAVKRAVSKSSRLYNNKKWDLVDASDDASFDIAKIEEDELPKELKGKSKDEMESYIKEKKSERSKIQNEIQTLNAKREQFIAEKQKDGEKGELENAMLEAIKKQAAKKDYKWEE, from the coding sequence ATGAAAAACACAGGAAAGATTCTAGGATTAGCTTGCATGTCATTTGCCATCACCAGTATGTACGGTTGCGAGCTAAAACCTAAAAAAGCAACAGCGGAACCCGTACTGGCGCAAGTATTTTCGCCCATACATGACGAAAAACCAAAAAACAACACCGTAAAAATTGCGCTGCTACTAGATACCAGTAATAGTATGGACGGACTCATCAACCAAGCAAAATCTCAGCTTTGGGATATTGTAAACAAGTTTACCTATGCCAAATGCGGAAATGAAGAAAGACCGGAACTGCAAATTGCACTGTATCAATATGGCAACGACAATTTATCTTCCAGAGAAGGTTACATTCAGCAAGTATTGAATTTTAGTGGAGATTTGGATGATATCTCAGAGAAACTCTTTTCATTAACAACTAATGGTGGAGAGGAATTTTGTGGCGAAGTAATTCACACCTCATTAAAGCAATTGAATTGGGGCGACAACCCAGACAATCTAAAAATGATTTTCATTGCCGGTAACGAACCTTTTACCCAAGGCAAACTAAACTATAAAGATGCAGTGATTAACGCAAAAGAGAAAGACATTGTGGTGAATACCATTTTCTGTGGAAACTATCAGCAAGGCATTAATTCGGATTGGAAAAACGGCGCTGTCTTAACCGGAGGAGAATATATAGCTATTGACCATAATCGTAAAGTGGTTCACATAGACACGCCTTATGATGATGTCATCATTAAGCTAAATTCTAAATTGAACAAGACCTATATTTCATACGGTGCTTTGGGTAGCGCCAAAATGGAACAACAGCGTACTCAAGATTCCAACGCTTATGAATTAGAAGAGGTGGTTGCGGTAAAAAGGGCAGTGAGTAAAAGTTCTAGACTTTATAACAATAAGAAATGGGACTTGGTAGATGCATCCGATGATGCCTCTTTTGATATCGCAAAAATAGAGGAAGATGAACTGCCCAAAGAGTTAAAAGGAAAGTCTAAAGATGAAATGGAATCTTATATTAAAGAAAAGAAATCCGAACGCAGTAAAATTCAAAACGAGATTCAAACATTGAATGCGAAACGCGAGCAATTCATTGCCGAAAAGCAAAAAGATGGCGAAAAAGGTGAATTGGAAAATGCGATGCTAGAGGCGATTAAAAAGCAAGCGGCTAAAAAAGATTATAAGTGGGAGGAATAA
- a CDS encoding NifU family protein, producing the protein MKEYTITVVKTNNPAILKFETNHFLTKNKNYEFKNIDEAKNSPLAQQLFYLPFIKTVYISGNFIGLERYDIVAWDDVKDEVAQQLVDYLNADEPIVNEVEETSKKVAITVYAEVTPNPSVMKFVANKPIVPAAFEFKNIDEAKNSELAKQLFNFPFVKEVFFDMNYVSVSKYDVAEWEDVTMQLREHIREYLADGNEAVSESAIAKAKEAPQGESAGSNQPVGDLDDTSQQIVDILEEYVKPAVASDGGNILFQSYEENSKTVNVILQGACSGCPSSTFTLKNGIETMLKNMMGDKVNEVVAANG; encoded by the coding sequence ATGAAGGAGTATACAATTACGGTTGTTAAAACCAACAACCCTGCGATTCTTAAATTTGAGACGAATCACTTTTTAACAAAAAACAAGAACTACGAGTTCAAAAACATAGATGAGGCCAAAAATTCACCTTTGGCACAACAGCTTTTTTACCTACCGTTTATTAAGACGGTATACATCTCTGGAAACTTTATTGGTCTTGAGCGCTATGATATAGTTGCATGGGACGATGTAAAAGATGAAGTCGCCCAGCAACTGGTAGATTATCTAAATGCAGATGAACCTATTGTAAATGAAGTAGAGGAAACGTCCAAAAAAGTGGCTATTACAGTTTATGCAGAGGTAACCCCTAACCCATCTGTAATGAAATTTGTTGCCAACAAACCTATTGTACCCGCTGCTTTTGAGTTTAAGAATATAGACGAAGCCAAAAATTCCGAGTTGGCGAAGCAGCTCTTTAACTTTCCGTTCGTAAAAGAGGTTTTCTTTGATATGAATTACGTTTCTGTTAGCAAATATGACGTTGCGGAGTGGGAAGATGTCACCATGCAGTTACGCGAACATATACGGGAATACCTTGCCGATGGCAACGAAGCGGTATCCGAAAGCGCAATAGCTAAGGCAAAAGAAGCTCCTCAAGGAGAAAGCGCTGGATCAAACCAACCTGTAGGGGATTTAGACGACACATCTCAGCAGATAGTTGATATCCTTGAAGAATACGTAAAACCAGCAGTTGCCAGTGACGGTGGCAACATTCTTTTTCAATCTTACGAAGAGAATAGCAAAACGGTAAACGTTATTTTACAAGGTGCCTGTAGCGGTTGCCCTTCATCAACCTTCACTTTAAAGAACGGCATTGAAACCATGTTAAAAAATATGATGGGAGACAAAGTGAACGAAGTAGTTGCTGCTAATGGTTAA
- a CDS encoding ABC transporter permease — protein MNFIFDRNTWQEIFGSISKNKIRTVITVVGVLWGIFIYIALSGAAKGMDNGFESMFESIARNSMFVWGQSTSMPNEGYKTGRQMQLKLDDAVMIQNRIPEVEYIAPRNVRGFFGSPPANIGRNNKTGSYSLFGDFPAFTKIAPKKIYEGGRFINDEDINQARKVAVIGERTQKELFDKNENPIGGYFKIDDVYFQVVGVHKYDPSGGFGGDGDIFIPFSTFKKLYNTGDNVGWFSIAAYDNVDVLKVEENIKNLLKNLHHVHPDDDRAFGSFNLGEQFNKIVGFADGITFLSLIVGIATILAGVIGIGNILLISVKERTKELGVRRALGATPAEVRNQIILESVFLTVIAGIMGIILGALALAGISSATQDIDFPYTNPTVPIPYVIGALVIMVVLGTLIGLIPAQRAVSIKPIDALREE, from the coding sequence ATGAATTTTATATTCGATAGAAATACATGGCAAGAGATTTTCGGTTCGATCAGTAAGAACAAGATTCGGACTGTAATTACCGTAGTAGGGGTACTATGGGGTATTTTCATTTATATAGCCCTTTCCGGTGCGGCCAAGGGTATGGACAATGGTTTTGAAAGTATGTTTGAGAGTATTGCTCGGAATAGTATGTTCGTATGGGGGCAAAGTACGAGTATGCCCAATGAAGGATACAAGACCGGTAGGCAGATGCAGTTAAAGCTAGATGATGCGGTAATGATTCAGAATCGCATTCCGGAAGTAGAGTATATAGCTCCTAGAAACGTACGTGGTTTTTTTGGCTCTCCACCGGCAAATATTGGCCGTAATAATAAAACAGGTAGTTATTCGCTATTCGGGGATTTTCCTGCGTTTACCAAAATTGCACCTAAGAAAATATATGAGGGTGGCAGGTTTATTAACGATGAAGATATCAATCAGGCAAGAAAGGTAGCTGTAATAGGCGAGCGGACACAGAAGGAGCTTTTTGATAAAAATGAAAATCCAATTGGAGGTTATTTTAAGATTGATGATGTTTATTTTCAGGTTGTAGGGGTTCATAAGTACGATCCCAGTGGTGGTTTTGGTGGAGATGGAGATATTTTTATTCCGTTTTCGACTTTTAAAAAACTTTATAATACGGGTGATAATGTGGGTTGGTTTTCAATTGCGGCCTATGATAATGTAGATGTACTTAAAGTAGAAGAGAATATTAAAAATCTTTTAAAGAACCTGCATCATGTGCATCCAGATGATGATCGTGCTTTTGGGTCTTTCAACCTAGGGGAGCAGTTTAATAAAATTGTGGGCTTTGCAGATGGTATAACCTTTCTTTCGTTGATTGTTGGTATTGCCACCATATTGGCGGGCGTCATAGGTATTGGTAACATCTTGCTTATTTCCGTGAAAGAACGGACCAAAGAACTTGGGGTGCGAAGAGCTTTAGGGGCTACGCCGGCAGAGGTACGTAATCAAATTATATTAGAATCGGTCTTCTTGACTGTTATTGCAGGTATCATGGGAATTATTCTAGGAGCATTGGCATTGGCAGGAATTAGTAGTGCTACTCAAGATATAGATTTTCCGTATACCAATCCTACTGTACCTATACCCTATGTAATTGGAGCATTGGTGATAATGGTAGTACTTGGAACTTTAATAGGGCTTATACCTGCCCAAAGAGCGGTGAGTATAAAACCAATTGATGCCCTTAGAGAAGAATAA
- a CDS encoding mechanosensitive ion channel family protein has translation MEKFTDYQEHIDKAIEWTWEILPDLVMALIILFLGLWIVGFLNKMVRKFFEKKDYDLALESFLQSFINIALKVLLFVLVITQLGVKSSSLIAIIGAAGLAIGLALQGSLSNFAGGVLILLFKPFKIGDWISAQGVDGSVKEITIFYTKVNTFGNQLAIIPNGQLSNNNVVNYSAMPTRRDNIKVGIGYSSNIKVAKDIMLDICKKNENVLKDPAPEVYVDALGDSSVNLSLRFWAENSVFWAAHFFIIEEIKRRFDEAEIEIPFPQRDVHVKGEALKAKIDN, from the coding sequence ATGGAAAAATTCACAGATTACCAAGAACATATAGACAAAGCCATAGAGTGGACATGGGAGATATTACCAGACCTAGTAATGGCATTAATTATACTATTCTTAGGACTATGGATAGTAGGCTTTCTCAACAAAATGGTCCGCAAATTCTTTGAAAAGAAAGATTACGACCTTGCCCTGGAAAGTTTTTTACAGAGTTTTATAAATATAGCGCTTAAGGTTTTGCTTTTTGTTTTGGTGATTACCCAGTTGGGAGTTAAATCATCATCACTTATTGCCATCATTGGTGCCGCTGGTCTTGCCATTGGTTTGGCCTTACAAGGTTCACTTTCAAATTTTGCGGGCGGTGTCCTTATTCTTCTTTTTAAACCTTTTAAAATTGGCGATTGGATATCAGCTCAAGGAGTAGATGGTTCCGTGAAGGAAATCACCATTTTCTACACTAAGGTAAACACCTTCGGAAACCAACTTGCTATAATTCCCAATGGGCAATTATCGAACAATAACGTTGTAAATTACAGCGCTATGCCCACTCGTAGGGACAATATAAAAGTAGGTATTGGTTATAGTTCCAATATTAAGGTTGCCAAAGATATTATGTTGGATATCTGCAAAAAAAACGAAAATGTACTTAAGGACCCTGCGCCAGAAGTTTATGTTGATGCTTTAGGCGATAGTTCCGTTAACCTTAGTTTACGGTTCTGGGCAGAGAACTCCGTTTTTTGGGCAGCTCACTTCTTTATCATTGAAGAAATAAAAAGAAGATTTGATGAAGCTGAAATTGAAATTCCTTTCCCACAACGCGATGTACATGTAAAAGGAGAAGCTTTAAAAGCAAAAATCGATAATTAA
- the tsaB gene encoding tRNA (adenosine(37)-N6)-threonylcarbamoyltransferase complex dimerization subunit type 1 TsaB produces the protein MSIILNLETATTNCSVSVAKEGRILALKEHDTPNYSHAEQLHIFIQEVLKEINLDISELDAIAVSKGPGSYTGLRIGVSAAKGLCFALDIPLISIATLGSMAEQVTSHEIEYIIPVLDARRMEVYSAVFNSDKDEVRATEAEIIDENSFGEFLEKGKVILIGNGAEKCKTIVSHPNLSFDVSVVPSANEMAQLSYKKFKADHFEDVAYFEPYYLKDFILQQKKKK, from the coding sequence ATGAGCATAATCTTAAACTTAGAAACGGCAACGACCAACTGTTCGGTCAGTGTTGCTAAAGAAGGGCGTATTTTGGCACTTAAGGAGCACGATACGCCTAATTATTCGCATGCAGAGCAATTACATATTTTTATTCAAGAAGTACTGAAAGAAATAAATTTAGATATTTCTGAATTGGATGCCATTGCCGTGAGTAAAGGCCCAGGCTCCTACACAGGTTTGCGCATAGGGGTTTCTGCCGCCAAGGGATTATGCTTTGCTTTGGATATTCCTTTAATTTCAATAGCTACCCTGGGTAGTATGGCGGAACAAGTTACTTCCCATGAAATAGAGTATATCATCCCCGTTTTAGATGCGCGCCGTATGGAGGTGTATTCTGCCGTATTTAACTCGGATAAAGATGAGGTGAGAGCTACAGAGGCAGAAATTATAGATGAAAATTCTTTCGGTGAATTTTTAGAAAAAGGAAAAGTAATTTTAATAGGGAATGGAGCAGAAAAATGCAAGACCATAGTATCACATCCTAATCTGAGTTTTGATGTCTCAGTTGTGCCCTCCGCCAATGAAATGGCCCAGCTATCATATAAAAAGTTCAAAGCGGACCACTTTGAAGACGTGGCCTACTTTGAACCTTATTATTTAAAAGATTTTATTCTTCAGCAGAAGAAAAAAAAGTAA
- a CDS encoding tetratricopeptide repeat-containing sensor histidine kinase, giving the protein MQTIRYILIFLFLGCSTMSLWAQKEVRSSKMSKPQNNLHQVYLDSANSYKQTDIERSIDYITNSIAVLGKQADKKSLSESLVALGEVYRYHNQYDLAITNYKDALEAHKSTRTTLLLAEVYILNKQFSEAEKELGPLLKIEGLEPYQNVRLNESLGDAYRGLGLIGKAVAFYEEGILVARKNQITPKLADLNSKIADTYAQDDKLVEASAYYKSSLKLTEGLEPKRAVQEKEKVADFYNQKSQYGAEIELRKKSLNELKTLPLGKTSKREARGDFDSITSQRINYKIANAYIAQDKYDEAIPYLKESIEEAGSEDDLVVQKDATRKLSEVFEYKGDYPKAFETYRDYVSLVDTLYVRKEQEISRAARFNREIASKQNRISGLEQERELSQSKYDLALTEQQLIQENNKRQKWIIYSLIFGMILLGLAAFFFYRSNQQQKLANNLLALKSLRSQMNPHFIFNALNSVNNYIAKSDERSANRFLSEFSTLMRSVLENSEEDFIPLTKELEQLELYVKLEHSRFPDKFDYELNVDKNIDISSFEIPPMLLQPYIENAIWHGLRYKEEKGLLKIDVQPKGATSIEISIADDGIGRKKSSQLKTQNQKKQKSKGMGNIQKRIAILNDMYKNKVDVAISDLSADGSGTKVLFVLRKD; this is encoded by the coding sequence ATGCAAACAATCCGTTACATATTGATCTTCTTGTTTTTAGGATGTTCCACAATGAGCTTGTGGGCACAAAAAGAGGTGCGTAGCAGTAAAATGTCCAAGCCACAAAACAACCTGCATCAGGTGTATTTAGATTCGGCCAATAGCTATAAGCAAACAGATATTGAACGCAGTATTGATTATATCACCAATTCTATTGCGGTATTAGGTAAGCAAGCGGATAAGAAGTCGCTTTCGGAATCTTTAGTGGCTTTGGGCGAAGTATATCGATATCACAATCAATATGATTTAGCGATTACCAATTATAAAGATGCGCTTGAAGCCCATAAGTCAACCCGGACCACTCTTCTTTTGGCCGAAGTGTATATACTGAACAAACAGTTCTCGGAAGCCGAGAAAGAGTTGGGTCCATTGCTGAAGATAGAAGGTCTGGAACCTTATCAAAATGTACGATTAAACGAAAGTTTAGGTGACGCCTATAGGGGCTTGGGACTTATTGGAAAAGCAGTAGCTTTTTATGAAGAAGGAATCTTGGTCGCCAGAAAAAACCAAATTACACCCAAGTTGGCCGATTTAAATTCTAAGATAGCCGACACCTATGCCCAGGATGATAAATTGGTAGAAGCAAGTGCATATTACAAGAGTTCATTAAAGCTTACGGAAGGGCTTGAGCCAAAACGCGCTGTTCAGGAAAAAGAAAAAGTAGCTGATTTTTATAACCAGAAAAGTCAGTACGGTGCCGAGATTGAATTACGTAAAAAAAGTCTTAATGAATTAAAGACGCTTCCTTTGGGTAAAACTAGTAAGCGGGAAGCACGGGGTGATTTTGATTCCATTACTTCGCAACGTATCAATTACAAAATAGCTAATGCCTATATAGCGCAAGATAAGTATGATGAGGCCATTCCTTATCTTAAAGAAAGTATAGAAGAAGCCGGCTCTGAAGATGATTTGGTAGTTCAGAAAGATGCAACCCGAAAACTCTCTGAAGTTTTTGAATATAAGGGCGATTATCCCAAGGCTTTTGAAACCTATAGAGATTATGTGTCCTTGGTAGATACGCTTTATGTACGCAAAGAACAGGAGATATCACGAGCGGCACGATTTAACCGTGAGATAGCCTCTAAGCAAAACCGTATTTCCGGTTTAGAGCAAGAACGGGAGTTGTCACAAAGCAAGTATGACCTGGCATTGACGGAACAGCAATTGATTCAAGAAAACAACAAGCGTCAAAAATGGATTATCTATTCGCTTATTTTTGGAATGATATTACTCGGTTTGGCTGCATTTTTCTTTTACCGTAGCAATCAGCAACAAAAATTGGCCAATAACCTTTTGGCTTTAAAGTCGTTGCGGTCACAGATGAATCCGCATTTTATATTTAATGCACTAAACTCTGTAAATAATTACATAGCTAAGAGCGATGAGCGTAGTGCTAACAGGTTTTTAAGTGAGTTTTCAACTCTAATGCGTTCGGTATTGGAAAATTCGGAGGAAGATTTTATTCCGCTTACAAAAGAATTAGAACAGCTAGAACTGTATGTGAAGCTAGAACACTCCCGTTTTCCGGATAAGTTTGATTATGAGCTGAACGTAGATAAGAATATTGATATTTCGTCCTTTGAGATTCCGCCCATGTTGCTTCAGCCTTATATTGAAAATGCGATTTGGCACGGACTTCGGTACAAAGAAGAAAAAGGACTTTTGAAAATTGATGTACAGCCAAAGGGAGCAACATCCATAGAAATAAGTATTGCCGATGACGGTATTGGAAGAAAGAAATCATCTCAACTAAAGACCCAAAACCAAAAGAAGCAAAAATCCAAAGGTATGGGTAACATTCAAAAACGGATTGCTATTCTAAACGATATGTATAAAAATAAGGTAGATGTAGCTATTTCTGACCTTTCTGCAGATGGTTCCGGTACAAAAGTGCTGTTCGTTTTGAGAAAAGACTAA
- a CDS encoding TolC family protein: protein MNFKLTALLLLFSIRAVSAQQKNWTLQECVDYAVEHNLSIEQYELDLQNALIDKSDAVGSMLPALNASSSVTGSTGLSFDPTTNQPVTTTILSASGGLTSSLTLFDGLRNLHRLNRAKLNEISNQYRLDDLKDDIRLMVANAYLQILSNKETLKVFKAQFAVSEQDLKRSKELVDAGVLPNGDLLEIEATLATLDQQIVNTENQVLISRINLAQLLQITDYENFDVLDADIEVPPSEVRNKSPKEIFAEALSFRNDIKFSQSNIDLAQKDLDIAKGAVYPTLSAFFNYNTRYSDQGGFDSSTGTIVPAESFTNQLWINDGISYGAQLNIPIFNGFSVNNNIKRSKINVEKAKLQLEQDKLNLETDINQAYVDVTSFAKAYEAAQKTLDARRLAYDYSKERYDVGLMNAFDFSQAQSRVDNAEAELIRTKYDYIFRLKVLEFYFGLPLELK, encoded by the coding sequence ATGAATTTTAAACTAACAGCATTACTGCTCTTATTTTCTATTCGAGCGGTCAGCGCACAGCAGAAAAACTGGACGTTGCAGGAATGCGTGGACTACGCCGTAGAACATAACCTTTCTATAGAACAGTATGAGTTGGATCTGCAGAATGCGCTAATAGATAAATCTGACGCCGTGGGTTCTATGTTACCGGCCTTAAACGCTTCGTCTAGTGTTACAGGTAGTACGGGTCTTTCTTTTGATCCCACTACAAATCAACCTGTAACAACCACAATTTTAAGTGCGAGCGGAGGACTTACTTCTTCTTTGACACTATTTGACGGTTTGCGTAATCTTCACCGTTTAAATCGAGCAAAACTAAATGAGATATCCAATCAGTATCGTCTAGATGACTTAAAAGATGATATTAGGTTAATGGTGGCCAATGCTTATTTGCAAATACTATCCAACAAGGAAACTTTAAAGGTTTTTAAAGCACAATTTGCCGTGTCCGAGCAGGATTTAAAGAGGTCTAAGGAGCTTGTGGATGCTGGAGTCCTTCCCAATGGCGATTTGCTGGAGATTGAAGCTACCCTGGCAACTTTGGATCAGCAAATTGTAAATACGGAAAACCAGGTATTGATTTCCCGCATTAACTTAGCACAATTACTACAGATAACAGATTATGAGAACTTTGATGTGCTAGATGCAGATATTGAGGTTCCACCTTCTGAAGTACGAAATAAATCTCCAAAAGAAATTTTTGCCGAGGCTTTAAGTTTTAGAAACGATATTAAATTCTCACAGTCTAATATTGATCTAGCGCAAAAAGACCTTGATATTGCAAAAGGTGCTGTTTACCCAACTTTGAGCGCATTTTTCAATTATAATACCAGATATTCGGATCAAGGTGGATTTGACAGTTCCACGGGAACTATAGTTCCTGCGGAAAGTTTTACGAATCAATTGTGGATCAATGATGGTATTTCATACGGAGCTCAATTAAACATTCCGATTTTTAATGGCTTTAGCGTAAATAACAATATAAAGCGATCTAAAATAAATGTAGAGAAAGCCAAACTTCAACTAGAGCAGGATAAATTAAATTTGGAAACAGATATCAATCAGGCATATGTAGATGTCACCAGCTTTGCAAAAGCGTATGAGGCAGCTCAAAAAACGTTAGATGCAAGACGTTTGGCGTATGACTATTCTAAAGAGCGCTATGATGTAGGGCTTATGAATGCTTTTGATTTCAGTCAGGCGCAATCTAGAGTGGATAATGCAGAGGCTGAATTGATAAGAACCAAGTACGACTATATTTTTAGGCTAAAAGTTCTTGAGTTCTATTTTGGGCTTCCTTTGGAATTGAAATAG
- a CDS encoding dodecin family protein: MAVLKVIEVLANSDKSWEDATKQAVAQASKSVKNIKSVYINEQSATVTDGEMDNYRVNVKITFEVN; this comes from the coding sequence ATGGCAGTTTTAAAAGTTATAGAAGTATTGGCAAATTCTGATAAAAGTTGGGAAGATGCAACCAAACAAGCGGTTGCCCAAGCTTCTAAATCAGTGAAGAATATTAAATCCGTTTATATTAACGAGCAAAGCGCAACAGTTACTGACGGAGAAATGGATAATTACCGTGTAAACGTAAAGATTACTTTTGAAGTAAACTAA
- a CDS encoding PorP/SprF family type IX secretion system membrane protein yields the protein MKYRLLLLLASLSFAFQSTAQEGIPVYFDYLADNYYLVYPSMAGISEGGKIRATARMQWFSVDDAPNLQTINTNFRIGESNSGVGAIIFNDANGYHAQTGVKLTYAHHLKLGGDGRTLNQFSFGLSPTYLQSSLDETEFRSAQPDNALIGSKISEGYFNMDLGFSYNIMEFYAHFAINNLLSSKRNLYRFGRQDPDNVPVIDNLRRYLFSVGYVFGKQEWQLEPSVLFQMSEFTEETSIDLNAKVYKDVDFGRIWGGLSYRRSFEGAQFATSDSFGEQRLQLFTPIVGANIGNFMVSYNYSYQSGDIRFDSGGFHQITLGYDFGQKERRYDCYCPAAQ from the coding sequence ATGAAATACCGTTTACTGCTCTTACTCGCGTCACTCTCCTTTGCATTTCAATCTACGGCACAAGAGGGTATTCCCGTGTATTTTGATTATTTAGCCGATAACTATTATCTCGTTTACCCATCAATGGCCGGTATTAGTGAGGGCGGAAAGATAAGGGCCACGGCAAGAATGCAATGGTTTAGTGTAGATGATGCCCCAAATTTACAGACTATAAATACCAATTTTAGAATAGGTGAAAGTAATAGTGGGGTAGGTGCTATCATTTTTAATGATGCGAATGGCTACCACGCTCAGACTGGCGTTAAGCTGACTTATGCTCACCACCTTAAGCTTGGAGGGGATGGGCGGACATTAAATCAGTTTTCTTTTGGGTTGAGTCCTACATATTTACAGAGCAGTTTAGATGAAACCGAATTTCGTTCTGCACAACCAGATAACGCTTTAATAGGAAGTAAGATTAGCGAAGGGTACTTTAATATGGACCTTGGTTTCTCATACAATATTATGGAGTTTTATGCCCACTTTGCAATAAACAACCTATTGAGTAGTAAGCGTAATTTATATCGTTTTGGGAGACAGGACCCGGATAACGTTCCTGTAATAGATAATTTACGACGGTATTTGTTTTCAGTAGGTTATGTTTTTGGAAAGCAAGAATGGCAATTAGAGCCTTCCGTGTTATTTCAGATGAGCGAGTTTACGGAAGAAACGTCTATTGACCTTAATGCAAAAGTCTACAAAGACGTAGATTTTGGTCGCATTTGGGGCGGATTGTCATACCGAAGAAGTTTTGAAGGAGCACAGTTTGCTACTTCAGATAGTTTTGGCGAACAGCGTTTACAACTGTTTACTCCAATCGTAGGGGCTAATATTGGAAACTTTATGGTCTCGTACAACTATTCATATCAGTCAGGAGATATTCGTTTTGATAGCGGTGGCTTTCACCAAATAACCTTGGGTTACGATTTTGGACAAAAAGAACGCAGGTACGATTGTTACTGTCCTGCAGCTCAATAA
- a CDS encoding efflux RND transporter periplasmic adaptor subunit, with translation MNKIVKYILIGILVLGALWAAAFFVKSNSKDAVTYETETPFISNIEKKTVATGKVVPEDEVEIKPQISGIIQKIYMEEGQKVKSGELIATIKVVPNEQSLNQSRGRVRNAELALNNTQIEYNRNKSLFDKGVISSQDFNTLQLQYDQAKQELDNAKADYQIIRQGSAGGSTSANTNIRATVDGTILEIPVEEGDQVIESNNFNDGTTIATIADLSKMIFEGKVDEGEVAKLEVGTPLKISLGAVEGAELDAKLRFIAPKGIEETGAVQFKIEGDVEVKDDVFIRAGYSANASLVLEKKDDVLVIPEALLQFDKKTDEPFVEVETGNQEFERKDIEIGISDGVNVEIVSGLTESDKVKVWSKTEPIKKGEDEEEEADKEE, from the coding sequence ATGAACAAGATCGTAAAATATATCTTAATTGGTATTTTGGTGCTAGGCGCTTTATGGGCCGCAGCTTTTTTTGTAAAGTCGAATAGCAAAGATGCCGTTACCTACGAAACCGAAACGCCTTTCATATCTAATATTGAAAAGAAAACGGTAGCTACGGGTAAGGTGGTTCCTGAAGATGAGGTTGAAATTAAGCCACAGATTTCGGGTATCATCCAAAAGATTTATATGGAGGAGGGCCAAAAGGTGAAGTCGGGAGAATTAATAGCAACAATTAAAGTTGTTCCTAATGAGCAGTCGCTTAATCAGTCTAGAGGTAGGGTAAGGAATGCCGAGTTGGCGCTAAACAATACTCAGATAGAATACAACAGAAATAAATCGCTTTTTGATAAAGGTGTTATATCTAGTCAGGATTTTAACACCTTACAATTGCAGTATGACCAAGCGAAACAGGAACTTGATAATGCTAAGGCAGATTATCAGATTATCCGTCAAGGTTCGGCAGGTGGTTCTACAAGTGCCAATACCAATATTAGGGCAACTGTAGACGGCACCATTCTAGAAATACCGGTAGAAGAAGGTGATCAGGTTATTGAGAGTAATAATTTTAATGACGGTACCACAATAGCTACAATTGCCGATTTAAGTAAGATGATTTTTGAAGGTAAGGTAGATGAAGGTGAAGTTGCCAAATTGGAAGTAGGTACGCCTTTAAAAATTAGCTTGGGTGCTGTAGAAGGTGCTGAGCTAGATGCCAAATTACGATTCATTGCTCCAAAAGGAATTGAAGAAACAGGTGCGGTACAGTTTAAGATTGAGGGTGATGTAGAAGTTAAGGACGATGTGTTTATTAGAGCTGGATACAGTGCGAACGCTTCATTGGTCTTGGAGAAAAAAGATGATGTTTTGGTTATACCGGAAGCGTTGTTGCAATTCGATAAAAAGACGGATGAACCCTTTGTAGAAGTTGAAACCGGTAATCAGGAGTTTGAGAGAAAGGATATTGAAATCGGGATTTCGGACGGTGTAAACGTTGAAATCGTTTCAGGATTAACAGAGTCTGATAAAGTAAAGGTCTGGAGTAAAACGGAGCCCATTAAAAAAGGAGAAGACGAAGAGGAAGAGGCCGATAAAGAAGAGTAA